A single window of Selenomonas sputigena DNA harbors:
- the panC gene encoding pantoate--beta-alanine ligase, with the protein MKILTTPKELQSYAQSVKNAKETIALVPTMGALHAGHLSLVEAARKSADRVIVSIFVNPVQFGPNEDFAAYPRTFEADAEKLDAAGVDAVFHPAPEAMYPAGYATYVEVTGTLTEKLCGAKRPGHFRGVATVVLRLLLLSHADRAFFGQKDAQQVAVLRRMAADLGVTTEIVMAPIVREASGLALSSRNTYLSPDERTAARVLSRSLREARDVYETGEKRTKVLKEITAVELSKEPLAKIDYVELYSFPELEEIETIEARALLAVAVYIGKTRLIDNIILGEETCC; encoded by the coding sequence ATGAAAATCCTGACCACACCGAAAGAACTCCAATCCTATGCGCAAAGCGTCAAGAACGCAAAGGAAACGATCGCCCTCGTACCAACGATGGGAGCGCTCCACGCAGGCCACCTCTCACTCGTCGAAGCGGCGCGAAAGAGCGCCGACCGCGTCATCGTTTCCATCTTTGTCAACCCCGTGCAGTTCGGTCCGAACGAGGACTTCGCGGCCTACCCGCGCACCTTTGAAGCCGATGCGGAGAAGCTCGACGCTGCGGGCGTCGACGCCGTCTTTCACCCCGCCCCCGAGGCGATGTACCCCGCAGGCTATGCGACCTATGTCGAGGTCACGGGCACGCTCACGGAAAAACTTTGCGGTGCAAAGCGTCCCGGGCACTTTCGCGGCGTGGCGACCGTCGTCTTGAGGCTCCTCTTGCTCTCGCACGCAGACCGGGCTTTCTTCGGACAAAAGGACGCGCAGCAGGTCGCCGTCCTGCGCCGCATGGCCGCCGACCTCGGCGTCACGACCGAGATCGTCATGGCGCCCATCGTGCGCGAAGCATCGGGCCTTGCGCTCAGCTCGCGCAACACCTACTTATCGCCCGATGAACGCACCGCCGCCCGCGTCCTCTCGCGCAGCCTGCGAGAAGCACGCGATGTCTACGAAACAGGCGAAAAGCGTACGAAAGTACTCAAGGAGATCACCGCCGTTGAGCTTTCCAAAGAACCCTTGGCAAAGATCGACTATGTAGAGCTTTACTCCTTTCCGGAGCTTGAAGAAATCGAGACAATCGAGGCGCGCGCGCTCCTCGCCGTCGCCGTATACATCGGCAAGACGCGTCTCATCGACAATATCATCTTGGGGGAAGAAACATGCTGCTGA
- the panD gene encoding aspartate 1-decarboxylase, with the protein MLLNLMKSKIHCATVTEANLAYMGSITIDEALMEAAHILPHERVQVVNNNNGARLETYVIKGARGSGVVCLNGAAARCVQPGDIVIIMSYAMMTEEEARAHTPIVVILDEKNQQKELRGAEEHGTIA; encoded by the coding sequence ATGCTGCTGAACTTGATGAAATCCAAAATCCATTGTGCGACCGTCACGGAAGCAAATCTCGCCTACATGGGCAGCATCACCATCGATGAAGCGCTCATGGAGGCAGCGCACATCCTGCCGCACGAACGCGTGCAAGTCGTCAACAACAACAACGGCGCACGCCTCGAAACGTATGTCATCAAGGGCGCACGCGGCTCCGGCGTCGTATGCCTGAACGGAGCTGCCGCACGCTGCGTGCAGCCCGGCGATATCGTCATCATCATGTCATACGCCATGATGACCGAAGAAGAAGCGCGCGCCCACACCCCCATCGTCGTCATACTCGACGAAAAGAATCAGCAGAAAGAATTGCGCGGCGCAGAAGAGCACGGCACGATTGCATAG